In one window of Nicotiana tabacum cultivar K326 chromosome 12, ASM71507v2, whole genome shotgun sequence DNA:
- the LOC107760407 gene encoding uncharacterized protein LOC107760407 — MALKLDMAKAYDRVERIYIQQLLLKMGFHETFVTWIMLCITTPTYKFNINGQIAGEVIPTRGLRQGDPLSPYLFLICAEGLSRLLNHAECQRDIQGLSLVRGGLTKVNLDKSTIIFSKNTLESDKDGNYEVKSGYHLAKEIARCKDGNNARPQSSHHSSSKAFWEFLWSLNIKNKYKHFIRKCILNVLPVNCTISKRLRHVCEVCKVGGLENKTIDHMLFRYHKAQIVWKLSPISWPNLEHTLDFAAWWYDVFINANKYLDSIEIVKLSISIMWQIWNRNLLNFYGDICEPNEIVNKALFDFHEYENSMFTISSPSHTSDCSDNKNITVAQDGVVMFADAGLQLEKKMASIGVAAMDSYGHLLQAFGTTIQFVGKAITAEALAIREALEKARENGWSKVHILSDAKNVMDMIKKRIVVSWEIETTCEDIWKMINSFEDINIKYIPRSWNVLAHNLAKFSISLLHRINWVSTFPSWIVNDAVASFDSLRAIII; from the exons ATGGCTTTGAAATTGGATATGGCTAAAGCTTATGATCGTGTTGAACGGATTTATATCCAACAATTGCTTCTGAAAATGGGCTTTCATGAGACATTCGTCACTTGGATTATGCTTTGTATTACTACACCTACATACAAGTTTAACATAAATGGGCAAATAGCTGGTGAAGTGATACCTACCAGGGGATTAAGACAAGGTGATCCTTTGTCACCATATTTGTTCTTAATATGTGCCGAAGGTCTTTCTAGACTATTAAACCATGCAGAATGCCAAAGGGATATTCAAGGTCTAAGTTTAGTTAGAGGGGGACTTACG AAGGTGAACTTGGATAAATCAACGataatatttagtaaaaatactCTTGAAAGTGATAAAGATG GTAATTATGAGGTTAAATCAGGTTATCATTTAGCTAAAGAAATTGCAAGATGTAAAGATGGTAACAATGCTAGACCTCAATCTAGTCATCACTCTTCTTCCAAAGCTTTTTGGGAGTTTTTATGGTCTTTGAACATTAAGAACAAATATAAACATTTTATTAGGAAATGTATTTTGAATGTGCTACCTGTTAATTGTACTATTTCAAAACGTTTAAGGCATGTATGTGAAGTATGTAAGGTCGGTGGCTTAGAAAATAAAACTATTGATCATATGCTCTTTAGATATCATAAAGCTCAGATAGTTTGGAAATTAAGTCCTATTAGTTGGCCTAACTTAGAACATACTTTAGATTTTGCTGCGTGGTGGTATGATGTTTTCATTAATGCTAATAAATATCTTGATTCTATTGAAATTGTTAAACTAAGCATTTCAATTATGTGGCAAATTTGGAATAgaaatttgttgaatttttatGGGGATATATGTGAACCTAATGAAATTGTAAACAAAGCACTTTTTGATTTTCATGAATATGAAAATTCTATGTTTACTATCTCTTCTCCTTCCCACACATCTGATTGTTCTGATAATAAAAATATCACTGTGGCACAAGATGGTGTTGTTATGTTTGCAGATGCTGGGTTACAATTGGAAAAGAAGATGGCAAGCATTGGAGTGGCGGCTATGGATAGCTATGGTCATTTGCTTCAAGCCTTTGGCACCACAATTCAATTTGTTGGGAAAGCCATTACTGCTGAAGCACTAGCAATTCGTGAAGCTCTGGAAAAAGCTAGAGAAAATGGATGGTCAAAGGTGCATATTCTATCAGATGCAAAAAATGTGATGGATATGATAAAAAAAAGGATAGTGGTCTCATGGGAGATAGAGACTACTTGTGAAGATATCTGGAAGATGATAAATTCCTTTGAAgatataaatattaaatatatTCCTAGATCTTGGAATGTTTTGGCACATAATTTAGCCAAGTTTTCTATTTCGCTATTACATAGAATTAATTGGGTTTCTACTTTTCCTAGTTGGATTGTAAA